The Humulus lupulus chromosome 3, drHumLupu1.1, whole genome shotgun sequence genome window below encodes:
- the LOC133825366 gene encoding uncharacterized protein LOC133825366 has translation MRGKRFSKFCPGHCSSESSPLDEGSSEVITVMSNSGNPIIALLSLEKLNGDNFMRLKSNLNLMLVSENHKFILTEECPKEPAATAPKNVQDKYDAWIQFNNKAKCYMLVSMNDVLRRKHETLEIVFDLMDSLQAMFGQQSDQNKDSQKLTYGSVFTLGGGVVVLRSIKPSSIANSTMETEHIGACEADKEEVWLRKFYTD, from the exons ATGAGAGGGAAGCGATTCTCGAAATTTTGCCCAG GTCACTGTTCTTCAGAATCCTCACCATTGGATGAAGGGAGCTCTGAAGTAATTACAG taatgtcAAATAGTGGCAATCCAATAATTgctttactatcacttgaaaaacttaatggagATAATTTTATGAGATTAAAATCAAACCTAAATCTTATGTTAGTcagtgagaaccacaaatttatcctgactgaggaatgtcctaaaGAGCCTGCAGCCACTGCCCCTAAAAATGTTCAGGACAAGTATGATGCTTGGATTCAATTCAATAAtaaggcaaagtgttacatgcttgtgagcatgaatgatgttctgagaagaAAGCATGAAACCTTGGAAATTGTGTTTGATTTAATGGATTCTCTACAAGCCATGTTTGGacagcaatctgatcaaa ATAAAGATAGTCAAAAATTGACAtatgggtcagtgttcactcttggtggaggagttgttgtCTTGAGAAGCATTAAGCCATCCAGCATAGCTAATTCAACCATGGAAACCGAACACATAGGGGCTTGTGAAGCAGATAaagaagaggtttggttgaggaagttctacactgattaG